CTCTGCACCCCCACAGGTTTCTCCCTCTTCCGTCCCACTAGATTTCTCCCTTTTCCCCCCTCTGATGATGCAGTCCATCCAGCACCAAGGGTTACACCCTCAACTCGCCCTGCAGCTGCCTACAATGGACTCCCTGTCCTCTGATCTCAcccagctctgtcagcagcagtTAGGCCTCGATCCAAACTTCCTGAGGCAGTCCCAGTTCAAGCGCCCCCGAACCCGCATCACGGACGACCAGCTGAAGGTCCTCAGAGCTCACTTTGACATCAACAACTCGCCCAATGAGGAGCAGATTCAAGAGATGGCCGACAAGTCCGGCCTCCCCCAGAAAGTCATCAAGCACTGGTTCCGTAACACCCTCTTTAAAGAGAGGCAACGAAGCAAAGATTCTCCTTATAACTTCAACATTCCACCTATTACCACATTGGAGGATATTAGGCTGGAGTCCCAGTATAGTACACTGGAGTACTACAGGACTGATGCCACTTTGAACAAGAGGTCCTCCAGGACAAGGTTCACTGACTACCAACTGAGGGTCCTGCAGGACTTCTTTGACACAAACGCTTACCCGAAAGACGATGAGATTGAGCAGCTCTCCACTGTGCTTAACCTGCCATCAAGGGTCATCGTTGTGTGGTTCCAAAACGCCCGCCAGAAGGCCCGGAAGAGCTACGAGAACCAGGCAGATGCTAAAGACAACGAGAAGAAAGAACTGACGAATGAGCGCTACATCCGCACCAACAACATGCAGTACCAGTGCAAGAAATGCAGTGTGGTGTTCCCGCGAATCTTTGACCTGATCACCCACCAGAAGAAGACGTGCTACaaggatgaggatgaggaaggGAATGAGGACAACCAATCTGAAGAGTACATGGATATGGGAGAGCCAGGCCCAGCTAAGCACCCAGAGTCATCCAAGCATCATCATGTAACAGCCACTAGCTCAGGCTCCAGCTCCCCTCTGATGCCCtcccctcgccccaacctggggAAGACCTCGCCCAAGCCTGAACCTCCCTCTGAGCCCAAACCTAAAGAGCCAGAACCTGCCCCTTCCCCAGTTATGATGAAGTCTCTACCAGAGCCCAGACCCTCCAAGGCCTCCACCCCTCAGCCACCCCCTCAGAAGACCTCCCAGCCCCAGATGTCCAGACCCCACTCCCAGCCTCAGTCAGCCGCCATCCCCTCCAGccccctctccctcgccctctcctccctcactaACAGCCTCCCTCCCCAGATGCTCCAATACCAGTGCGACCAGTGCAAGATAGCCTTCCCAAGTGTTGAGCTATGGCAGGAGCACCAGCATATGCATTTCTTGGCTGCCCAGAACCAGTTCCTCCATTCCCAGTTCTTGGAAAGGCCCATGGACATGCCTTATATGATCTTCGACCCCAATAATCCTCTGATGACTAGCCAGCTGCTATCGGGAGGACTCCAGATGCCAATTCAAAGCGGCTCTGGTTTGTCCTCAGGCCCTGGCTCTGGCTCCATGAAGAGAAAACTAGACGAGAAAGAGGATGGATCCAATGAAAAAGATAACGGAAACATGACTGAAGAACAGCACAGAGACAAACGTCTCAGAACTACCATCACCCCAGAACAACTAGAGATCCTCTACGACAAATACTTGCTGGACTCAAATCCCACAAGGAAGATGCTGGATCACATCGCCCGTGAGGTCGGCCTGAAGAAGAGAGTGGTGCAGGTGTGGTTTCAGAACACACGCGcccgagagagaaagggacagttCAGAGCTTTGGGGCCCTCCCAGTCACACAAGAAATGCCCTTTTTGCCGGGCGCTGTTCAAGGCCAAGTCAGCTTTGGACAGCCATATCCGCTCTAGACACTGGCATGAAGCCAAACAGGCAGGGTTTAGTCTGCCCAATAGCCCACTGATGAACCAAGACGATGGAGGCGAGAGCCCACACAAGTACAACTTCTTTGAGTATCCACAGCTACCCACCAAGACTGAGCCGAATGAGTACGAGCTGCCCCCAGCCTCCTCAACGCCAGTCAAACCATCTGAGGCACCGTTAAAAAACTTATTGAGCCCTTCATCCTTAAAAGCAGAAAATTGTGATGAATCTGAAGGGCTTAACATTAATTCTGCAGAGGCCTCATCCTACGACATCAACAACAAAATGGACTTTGACGAAACCTCGTCCATCAACACGGCCATAAGTGACGCCACAACCGGAGACGAAGGCAACAACGAGTTAGAGAGCCTCACGGCCAATGGAGGGGACAAGCTGGGATGCGACAGCAAGAGCAACCAGGCCCAGAGCTCTGACGGGGGAGGCGATGACCGCTTCCCCTTCAGCATGGTGAGCCCCTCCCTTAGCTACTCGGGCAAGGACGGAGACTCCTGCTCCTACTCCTACTCCTACTACAGCTCCAGAGATGACGACATGGACGACAACAACGACCAGAGCGAGACCTCCAGCCTGACCGACCCCAGCTCTCCCAGCCCCTTCGGAAGTGGAAACCCCTTCAAGTCTGGGAAGGGCAGCGGCAGTGGTGGCGATAGACCAGGCCACAAGCGCTTCAGGACTCAGATGAGCAACCTTCAGCTGAAAGTCCTCAAAGCTTGCTTTAGCGACTACCGCACACCAACCATGCATGAGTGTGAGATGCTGGGCAGCGAGATTGGCCTCCCCAAGCGCGTGATTCAGGTGTGGTTCCAGAATGCCCGCGCCAAGGAAAAGAAGTTCAAAATCAACATCGGAAAGCCATTCATGATCAGTCAAGGCGGGCCGGATGGGCCCCGGCCGGAGTGTACTTTGTGTGGTGTGAAGTACACTGCCCGGATGTCCATCCGCGACCACATCTTCTCCAAACAGCACATTGCTAAAGTGCAGGAGACTCTGGGCAACCAGGTGGACAGAGAGAAGGACTATCTAACGCCCACCACGGTCCGTCAGCTGATGGCTCAGCAGGAGATGGATCGTCTGAAAAAGGCCGGGAGCGACGGGTTCAGCAGCCTGGCCGCCCAGCAGCTTCAGACTGCAATGGACCAGAACAATGCACTTCACGGCCTCAGCCTGCCCTCAGGCTACCCCGGGATCTCTGGACTTCCGCCGGTACTACTTCCTGGGGTCAACGGGCCGTCCTCACTTCCTGTTTACCCACCCAACACACCTGGTGAGTTAGTATGACGaacatagaacacacagagaataGTAGCTTTATTATGAACATTTATTGTCCGTACTTTATATGCACAAAAGACTCTTTCTCTACTCTACTTTCTCTGCTCATTCCATTACAGTGTTGTTGTTGGTGGGTATAGAGATATTTTGACCAAACGTTGGAGATTTTGTAAAGGACACTTTAATGCATGATCTCAACGTTCAGTGCGGAACTACTAAgtcaaataataatttaaaagcAAATGCATTTTTATCATTGGTTTTATTTGTGGTGTTTATTTCCCCTTCTCTCCTTTGATGTGGGTTTGGTATATTTATAATATCCTCATGTTGGTATCTCATAAGGCGCATGTGACAATTTTGATCCATAACaaaatctttaaaaaataaaataaagtatatCATAACTGCAAACATTTCCATAATGTCATACTGAACACTATTTCAATAGTAATGTTAGGGtgaatataaatatatttcaatATAATTTATACCACTGTATTTCAGCTTTAGCGTCTCCCGGTGCTGGTATGCTTGGGTTCCCCACCCCAGCCACCCCCTCTCCTGCCATGTCTCTCAGCACTACCCCAACCAAGACTCTTCTGCAgactcctccacctcctcctcctcctcctcctccacctcctcctgttTCCTCCATCCCTCTGACTTCAACCAACCACATTGAGCAGCACAGAAAATACCAagagagagacagcaacaacagcagcagcaagaAATCAGTGGAGAAACCGCACCACCAGAAGAAGGCAAAGGAAAGAGAAGCGGAGAATGGCGGCCGTCCACAAACCCCCAACGTCAGCCACAACAAGAAGAGGGAAAAGCCGTATCCAGCCATGGGCAAACCAGGAAGTGAGGGCCATCTGGATGCCGCTCAACTGCAGGCTCTTCAGAACGCCCTGGCCGGCGTCACAGACCCAAGCTCCTTCCTGGGAGGCCAGTTCCTGCCTTACTTCCTCCCGGGCTTCGCCAACAGCTTTTCGCCCCAGCTCCTTGGAGGAATGCAGGCCGGGGGATACTTCCCTCCATTCGGCGGGATAGAGAACCTATTCCCATACGGACCTGCTGCCATCCCGCAGGCCGCCATGGCGGGGATGAATCCCACTGCCCTCCTGCAGCAGTATCAGCAGTACCAGCAGTCTCTCCAGGACTCCCTGCagaagcagcaacagcagcagcagcagcagcagcttgaGCAACAACATCAGCATCAtaaacagcagcagcagaagcagAAGCAGAAGCCAATCCCTGTGAAGGTGTCTTTACCATGTGTGCAGAGCAACTCCAACTCCTTCAAACCAAAAGAATCTATGGAtgacaccaacaacaacaaaggcTCTTTGACAGAAAGCACAAAAGTAGAATCGCCAACAGAAACCAAAAGTACCACAGACTTTCCTGACGCTTTCATTGTTCCATCTGTCAAGCACGAGTTCATATGCAGGAAGTGCCATAAGGTATTCGGCGATGAGGGCTCCGCAGTGCATCACCAGAAGTCATTCTGCTACTTCGGAAACCCCTTTCCAGACCCGCAGGAGACAGTTCTTAGACAGGCAGTGAGCAAGTACACGTGCATCGCCTGTAATGTGGTGGTCAACGGGAATGAAGCACTTGGCCAACACCTCCAGTCGAGCTTGCACAAAGAGAAAACAATCAAACAAGCAATGAGAAATGCCAAAGAGCATGCTAGATTATTACCTCACTCTGTCTGCACCCCTGCTCCTGTCAACACCACATCTACCTCGCAGTCTGCAGCTCCTCCTTCTAATAACacctttccccatctctctcgctTATCCATCAAGTCCTGGCCAAATATCCTTTTCCAGGCCAGCGCCCGGAAagcttcttcttcctcctcctcctccccgtctgcttctcctcttcctcttcctcccctttccttGCCTCTAATGGTTACCTCAACGTCCTGCAGCAGCGTCTCAGGGGTTCCCACCTCCCTACCCAACAAGAATTGTTCAGATGAGTCTGACAACGAGCTAAGCCAGAAGCTGGATGACTTAGATAAGGTGTTGGAGGCCAAGGCTAAGCCAACCTCCGGCTTAGACGCAGGCTTCAGCAGTATCAGAATGGATATGTTCAGTGTGTAGGAGGTGAAAAACAGGATCccttgctttaaaaaaaataaaatacaaaaataagactTTTAAACTGCAGTTCCAAAGTTTCTCTAACCCAAAAAATTACAGTACCAAATGATTGACTCAGGATTGTTTTTCCCATATTGATATGCTGGCCAGATATTGATAGATTTTTGTTATGGACAGAACTGTTGCAGATGCTTGACTGAGCTTATATTGTATACAAAAACATGGAGTAGAAAAAGATCTCTCAGGCTCCCCCGTGGAGCTTGTTTCAAGCCAAAAACTCATGATAGCAAATTGCACCTCAGCTGGATTGTTTTCCAAATGCTAGCATGTACTGTATGGGATGACGATCCAGAAAACCCTCAAAGAGAATCTCTCTTAGTCTAGATAGGTGTAATTCAGTAGCTTTAAATTCTCAGGTCAGAACATAACATTTCTCATTTGTTAAAGCAGCAACGAGCCTGAGTACACTTGGCTTTTAACCAAAACATGTCAAGCTTTATCGGACGCATTTCCTTGATGTGTGTAGAGTACCAAGAGAGACAATATTACTGTTACAATGGACAGCGTGCATATCCTTTTAGTTTTCGCCCTACAAAGACAGTATGGTTTCGCCACTGAGGGAATTTTAGAATGGTGAAGTACATGTGTATGATTCCCCTGTGTTTTCCAGTTTGTATTACAACAAACTGTGTCTATATCCAACCCCCCTTTTCTCTTGTAGAATATACTAATCTGTGCCAACTCTTACCTTCTCTCATGTACCTCTGCTCACACCCTTTTCTGAAGAGGTAATATCTCTAGTTTTATACACTCTTGAGGATTAATTATGTGAATAAGACATTTTTCATTTGTGAATTGCTGTACTGTTATGGTACCTGCTTGTGTCTGGActatagtgcacttattttgtttttgtttgttttttattagTCGTATTATTTTGGTAGACCCATGTGTTAATTTAATAGATTTTTTCCGTTGGTATGTTTgtttgttataattattattttgtgtTTATTGCAGCAGCATTTTGGTCCACATGTGTTAGAGGATTGACACCTAACAACCCAGTAACCTATTGAACAATTGGTGCATCCATAAAATTAGTACTGTATACTTGAAACTGTTCAAGTATAATCGGTCAAAATGTTGTTCTTTTTTAACAAAAGGTATGAATATTTGCATTAAGCAAATATGCTGCTTTAAAAAGGGGGACTACAGCATGTATTTGATATAATGAAACATTTTCCCCAGTGCTTGAAGGACTGATAATAGTGTTAAACCTATACACTGCCATTTAGTGCATAGGTCTTCGTCCTCGCATACATTTTCCGAACACTTCAGTTGATAAATCATGAAAAGTCAACACACatttttcagtttattttagaCATTTATGCATTACAAAGTATTACCTTATAAcaaaatgttgctgctactgtgtAATGTTATTTTTTGCTCGCCATAAATTCTCCAACAGACTGAATACTGACCCATGGATCGCTTTGCTTTGCTGTTttcattctatgttcattttgtTTTTGTCTTCTTTTATTTTGCAGTGGAACTTAAAGAATGTGAAAGCTGTCAAAGGGTGTTACATTTTTACGAATCACTTTCTAGTTTGGTAAGATAAGCCAATGTGATTCATTCCAAAGTAACAAGAGGCTATTTGTATGAAAGGAAAAGGCTTGTGAACAAAGAGAGCTAAGCTGTTGTACATATTCGTAGTTGGCTGTGCATGGTACAAATTTATTAATATGAAGAAATGCAAAACTGTATTGCTTTTGGTATTTCCTATTCTGAGATGAACAAGTAGCATGTAATGCAACTGTTTGACAGGTTAAAATCAAATCATGCTTAGTTATTGTTTCAAACGATGAAATCCAGTAACATTTCCTCTTGCGTTTTATTATAGTACAGGTGTTTCTGTTTTTCCGTTCAAAGTTTAAATGCAAAATGTCTCCGTTTTTTTATTCTCTTTTTTGTGTGAAACTTTTTAAATGTTCTGATTTGGATTTTTAGTATTTTAACATTTACTTTGATCCTGAAGACTCTTTTACGATTGTGTTTCATAAGAGACGTCCTGGCCTCCGTATAGGTGCAATCCTGCCATTGTACAAACACCAACGACTGTCCTGATCCCAAAGGCTTTCACAACCTGGCTTCTTGCCTTTCCCCTCAATGTGGCTAAAGCATTGCCAGACTGAACTGTCAGCTAGCATCACGTGCTAAGATGTTAGCAGCAAACACAATGCTTCCCACACTAAAGGACTGGTAAAAGCTAACAAACCAACAACCAAAAGGATGGTCCGATAACATAACGAACTGTACATAAATGTTGCAACTGCACAGCAgccaaaaagaaagaaagaataaaaaaaaactgtttaaaACGGATGGATTGTGTCACGCTAAAGAGAGGACAGCCTTCAAAAGGTTGATATTGGGATTGTTTTCTTCTGGATGTCAAAAGGGATTTTCACGGCGCAATCATATCCTACACAATATGTATTCTAAGTCCTGGTTACATAGGAAATGCATCCTGAGGGTTTACTAAGAAGAAGCCCCTATGGCTAAAACTTTAAATAAACTAAACCAAAAATGTTATTGATGTTTTATATATAGAGAGTAGTCTCATTAGTTTTTGTTACTGTAATGTTTGAGGTCTCAACTGTACCGTTACACCGGTAATAACATGGTTTtgaaacttttattttttatttttgtcacAGACCTGTTGTCATAGTTGAAATGACGTTTATTGTAGATGGTATTTGAACAACTTCTGGAAATAGTTCATCAAGTATGTTTGTTGCTCATTGTTGTGATACATTAAAAACTGTATCTGCAAACCAGTTTTGTGTCTGTCATCAaaagtatttttatttgtttCGTATCATTGTTTTGAATCAGTTTTACTCACACCATATAAACATGATCACAAAGCCATTGTATCATAAATGGCGTACATCATACAGCTATTTCATGTGTATTGATTTGGAATACAGTTACCTTTCTAGTTTTACAGAAGAATTGAATGGGGTGTGTTTATTTCTACATATTAGCAGATAATTCATTTCACTATGGATGTGTTGACAGTATTGTCAACATCTTATAAGATAGCAACTTTGCTTACATTTGACCTTTTGGTCATTTGGGCATTGCTACCTTTTGGCATTGCTGCACTACTCTGTAGATTCAGCTCAGAATTACTGCCATATTTCCCCCCACAAATGGAAAGAAATCAAAAAACTGTTTTAGTCACATTTTAATTTCCCTGCTTCTGCAAGAGCTGGCGTTCCTTTGAGCAGGAGAGTACTGGCATTTGGTATtctattaggatccccattagctgttacaaaagcagcagctactcttcctgtggtccacacgaaacatgaaacatgacataatacagaacattaatagacaaggacagaactacatcatgtttttaaaggcacacgtagcctacatatcaatacatacacacaaactatctaggtcaaatagggagTATGGTGATTGATGGAATATAGCTATGTTATTCTGGTGTAATCTGGCTTTCACCAGATGTACTGGATGATCATCTGGAGCAGCTAATCTGGAGGGTTTCAGCAGGGGTTGTCATAAGCTCCTCCCATCATGGAAAAGGGGAATACACAgcctttttttcttatttttaacattttttaaattgaatatttaaaacatacttgtagtgaagccgctcaacaactacatcacattagtcatctaacagactcccatccagagcgacacacagaagcaaccagggtcaacacCTTGCTCTTGAGAGTTATGTTTCACATTAGGCGTATGGTTTGTGGATAAAAGTCACATTTTTGGAGGGAAAGCCTTACCCTTCCTTTGTAGCATGGGCAGATATTGACGACCCAGTAGAATTAGTTGAGAGACCAGGTTTGTGGTGGAGAAGAGTGGAGATAGAGGAAGAGATCTGGCTCTGAATAGCCTGCAGCAAATAGATTTCCCCCTGGATAATGCCATGTTTGGGACAGACAGAGAACCATGTATTAGACAGGACTGATCCATCCATCTCCCCACATGCCAAATTTAATTAGACTGAAATCAGCATGAGATGAAAGCAAGCCCTGGCTTCACccccactaaaacacacacacacacactacaggaaTCAGTATTCCACACATGGTAATTCAATGACAGAGGGCTGAAATTCCCATCACGTTCATTCCCAAATCATCAGCACCAGTATTGGGCATTCTGAACGACGAGGGAGAACAACAACAATGATTCATTTGTCGATACATATTGACATGTATGACATACTAATGGATGTGTGCATCGGCAATGCTATGTTGTCCTCGTTTAACATTGATAAATATGTTTTATGAATTGTATTATATTGTTACCCCACCAGGGTTAGGTATTTTTGGTTGAAAAGGGATGATCACAGACTGTAATGTCAGCTGTGTATTATTTATTGTCTGTCTGATGGAGAAGCTACGAGgcaaaagagaacacacacacacagaacatccATCCAAGACGGAACGCCCTAGAAGAGCATCCGTCATGCCTTTGAGATACCAGAAAACAACTGAAAACACAGAAGGGGCTCACATAAACACACTTCTCACAGCATCAAAGAGGCCATAACAATGAAATACCTTTCGCCATTGTTCTCTGCAAAGGTCAAATGCAGTTGAATCGTATAATGTGTGGGGACCCCTACCTCAAAGCCCAGCTATACGCTGTTGAACAGAATGACAAAAACAGGCCATTCAGCAGTGAACTCACACCCTGCAAGGGGAACACATTCATCAAGGGCAAGAGGTCAACCCATGAGCAAGAAAAGCTGTTTTTGAGCCATTTCGATGTAGAGAGTGTAGCAGTGAGTGGcgaacacacacactgatgtaTGGAACAAAGCGAGAGAGGTGACACTGATTTGGTCAGAGTGAAAAGATCCTCGTCTTGCCTTTGGCCTCGTGAAATTTCATTAAGTCCATTTAATGACTTGTGAGCGCATCCCTCTACGAGACTCTGAGACTAGCACAGAGTAGAtgcacgcacacaggcacacacacacacacacacacacacacacacacacacatacacacacacacacacacacacacacacacacacacacacacacacacacacacacacacacacacacacacacacacacacacacacacacacacacacacacacacactcacacacacacacacacacacacacacacgtgttacaCTGGCAGGATGTGATCGGTCTCAAGTTTTCGTCTGTCACCAGTTGTGGCAACACTTCCAAGCTCAGAACTAAAAAGAAAAACCAAGCAAAAGGTCGTTCCTCCGCCCTCTTTTAACCATATAACCTTTAAAAGAACATTGCAGGTCAGCGGTGGTCAACTCcagtcctggagagctactgggtatgcaggcttttgctccCATCCAACTCTAAAAAACCTGCTCAACTGATCATGTTCTTCCGTCTATTTCTGACTTAGCATTCCTGTACCAACATAGTCATTCATAGCACTACTACATTTTTAGTTCGGTTTATTAATTctaccatttaaaaaaacaagcacacataaaacttgaaaaagccatacatgcacattcataaaatcatggaggataacacacaataacgcctgggacttatttccattgttacatcattgaggataacacacaataaagtctgggacttatttccattgttacatcattgaggataacacacaataacgtctgggacttatttccattgttacatcattgaggataacacaaaataagtctgggacttatttccattgttacatccttgaggataacacacaataaagtatgggacttatttccattgttacatctgtcacgccctggccttagttatctttgttttctttattattttagtcaggtcagggtgtgacatgggggatgttggtgtgtttttgtctagtcgagggtgtttgtattgtctagggggttttggtagagtttatggggttgtgttcagtgtaggtgtttaggtatgtctatggttgcctgagtggttctcaatcagagacagctgtctatcgttgtctctgattgggagccatatttaaggcagccataggcattaggcaggttgtgggtaattgtctatgtctatgttgcatgttagcacttagtctgtatagcttcacgttagTTTGTATAAGTatttgttt
This Salvelinus namaycush isolate Seneca chromosome 33, SaNama_1.0, whole genome shotgun sequence DNA region includes the following protein-coding sequences:
- the LOC120028035 gene encoding zinc finger homeobox protein 4-like — translated: MGSYGEEPCDDEAPLPPRSSSRPGLNDRELADREHRVNSLSKESPGSNAVGKRSMLTERQNDSPPKRPKSAEGKTSVNEQQVQQCPYCNYSSKDANRIQLHVVSQHSMQQPVISCPLCQDVLSNKIHLQLHLTHLHSVAPDCVEKLLMTVAGPDVMVPNNMMHPSPGQDNALSLMDASAVLSEKYRKPTGNSSKEEMNSTGQGKSELDLHGEEHKPPKDGSEAPDWKRSVVIGQDRKSPDSLQDHLNDLQRCQQQQQQLSVSDRHVYKYRCNHCSLAFKTMQKLQIHSQYHAIRAATMCSLCQRSFRTFLALRKHLENGHPELSEAEVQQLCGSLQVNGDFLSESEARAYEEAQQAFEQEMEKDDELDLEEKASPTGSDSSSLLDDMGAETKRTLPFRKGPNFTMEKFLDPSRPYKCTVCKESFTQKNILLVHYNSVSHLHKLKKVLQEASSPVPAETNNNVDNKPFKCNICNVAYSQSSTLEIHMRSVLHQTKARTAKTETSSSSSSGGSGNTSGVAPCSSPAPNVQGNNTNSDTARSVTPSANKENTVDAKEAKNSSNNAKQTTDHVSAQQSHQNAQSQAQLQMQLQHELQQQAAFFQPQFLNPAFFPQFGMTPEALLQFQQPQFLFPFYIPGAEFNLSPELALHSAAAFGMPGLTGSFLEDLKQQMQQQHQLQQAQAQQQAQAQQQAQQQQQQASQLQLQQQKNQQLQSHKPKMEPNAVSVSDIQMSREAEEHLEKQESKAKMENGGDGVSEGGKDNKDKKSKFPEPLIPPPRIVSGARGNAAKALLENFGFELVIQYNENRQKNQKKNKEGEQQQQSQKVEINNDKLECGICGKLFSNMLILKSHQEHIHGQFFPYGELEKFAQQYREAYDKLYPINPPSPETPPPPPPPPPPPPAPVTTQQAPSNSMSKPQIQAPSPAPQQATQPQPPLPPPPPPPPSAPPQVSPSSVPLDFSLFPPLMMQSIQHQGLHPQLALQLPTMDSLSSDLTQLCQQQLGLDPNFLRQSQFKRPRTRITDDQLKVLRAHFDINNSPNEEQIQEMADKSGLPQKVIKHWFRNTLFKERQRSKDSPYNFNIPPITTLEDIRLESQYSTLEYYRTDATLNKRSSRTRFTDYQLRVLQDFFDTNAYPKDDEIEQLSTVLNLPSRVIVVWFQNARQKARKSYENQADAKDNEKKELTNERYIRTNNMQYQCKKCSVVFPRIFDLITHQKKTCYKDEDEEGNEDNQSEEYMDMGEPGPAKHPESSKHHHVTATSSGSSSPLMPSPRPNLGKTSPKPEPPSEPKPKEPEPAPSPVMMKSLPEPRPSKASTPQPPPQKTSQPQMSRPHSQPQSAAIPSSPLSLALSSLTNSLPPQMLQYQCDQCKIAFPSVELWQEHQHMHFLAAQNQFLHSQFLERPMDMPYMIFDPNNPLMTSQLLSGGLQMPIQSGSGLSSGPGSGSMKRKLDEKEDGSNEKDNGNMTEEQHRDKRLRTTITPEQLEILYDKYLLDSNPTRKMLDHIAREVGLKKRVVQVWFQNTRARERKGQFRALGPSQSHKKCPFCRALFKAKSALDSHIRSRHWHEAKQAGFSLPNSPLMNQDDGGESPHKYNFFEYPQLPTKTEPNEYELPPASSTPVKPSEAPLKNLLSPSSLKAENCDESEGLNINSAEASSYDINNKMDFDETSSINTAISDATTGDEGNNELESLTANGGDKLGCDSKSNQAQSSDGGGDDRFPFSMVSPSLSYSGKDGDSCSYSYSYYSSRDDDMDDNNDQSETSSLTDPSSPSPFGSGNPFKSGKGSGSGGDRPGHKRFRTQMSNLQLKVLKACFSDYRTPTMHECEMLGSEIGLPKRVIQVWFQNARAKEKKFKINIGKPFMISQGGPDGPRPECTLCGVKYTARMSIRDHIFSKQHIAKVQETLGNQVDREKDYLTPTTVRQLMAQQEMDRLKKAGSDGFSSLAAQQLQTAMDQNNALHGLSLPSGYPGISGLPPVLLPGVNGPSSLPVYPPNTPALASPGAGMLGFPTPATPSPAMSLSTTPTKTLLQTPPPPPPPPPPPPPVSSIPLTSTNHIEQHRKYQERDSNNSSSKKSVEKPHHQKKAKEREAENGGRPQTPNVSHNKKREKPYPAMGKPGSEGHLDAAQLQALQNALAGVTDPSSFLGGQFLPYFLPGFANSFSPQLLGGMQAGGYFPPFGGIENLFPYGPAAIPQAAMAGMNPTALLQQYQQYQQSLQDSLQKQQQQQQQQQLEQQHQHHKQQQQKQKQKPIPVKVSLPCVQSNSNSFKPKESMDDTNNNKGSLTESTKVESPTETKSTTDFPDAFIVPSVKHEFICRKCHKVFGDEGSAVHHQKSFCYFGNPFPDPQETVLRQAVSKYTCIACNVVVNGNEALGQHLQSSLHKEKTIKQAMRNAKEHARLLPHSVCTPAPVNTTSTSQSAAPPSNNTFPHLSRLSIKSWPNILFQASARKASSSSSSSPSASPLPLPPLSLPLMVTSTSCSSVSGVPTSLPNKNCSDESDNELSQKLDDLDKVLEAKAKPTSGLDAGFSSIRMDMFSV